In one Lolium rigidum isolate FL_2022 chromosome 3, APGP_CSIRO_Lrig_0.1, whole genome shotgun sequence genomic region, the following are encoded:
- the LOC124700264 gene encoding homeobox-leucine zipper protein HOX12-like — protein sequence MMSPMEEEMLLLPSFAFPECFPADAAAPGSGGEQKKAGRQRRRRKASAGDGDDAAANKRKLNDEQAQFLEMSFRKERKLETPRKVQLAAELGLDTKQVAVWFQNRRARYKSKLIEEEFSKLRAAHDSVVVHNCHLEAELHRLKERLAETEEEKSKIMAAAATAGGGGSSPSSSSFSTVTDHAAMVDQFEMEGAEANFAYMSDYTYNNYLMDLAAGGYLGCVYDQFS from the exons ATGATGAGTCCCATGGAGGAAGAGATGCTGTTGCTCCCTTCGTTCGCCTTCCCGGAGTGTTTTCCGGCCGACGCCGCTGCACCAGGCTCCG GCGGCGAGCAAAAGAAGGCCGgccggcagcggcggaggcggaAGGCGTCCGCAGGCGATGGCGACGACGCGGCGGCAAATAAGCGGAAGCTGAACGACGAGCAGGCGCAGTTCCTTGAGATGAGCTTCCGGAAGGAGCGCAAGCTGGAGACGCCGCGCAAGGTGCAGCTCGCCGCCGAACTTGGCCTCGACACCAAGCAGGTGGCCGTGTGGTTCCAGAACCGCCGCGCCCGGTACAAGAGCAAGCTCATCGAGGAGGAGTTCTCCAAGCTGCGTGCCGCCCACGACTCCGTCGTCGTCCACAACTGCCACCTCGAGGCCGAG CTACATAGGCTCAAAGAAAGGTTGGCTGAGACAGAGGAGGAGAAGAGCAAgatcatggcggcggcggccacagCAGGAGGTGGGGGCAGCAGCCCGAGCTCGTCGTCCTTCTCCACGGTGACGGACCACGCGGCCATGGTGGACCAGTTCGAGATGGAGGGTGCGGAGGCCAACTTCGCCTACATGAGCGACTACACCTACAACAACTACTTGATGGACTTGGCGGCCGGCGGCTACCTCGGATGCGTCTACGATCAATTCAGCTGA